One region of Eupeodes corollae chromosome 1, idEupCoro1.1, whole genome shotgun sequence genomic DNA includes:
- the LOC129940678 gene encoding glyoxylate reductase/hydroxypyruvate reductase, which yields MTAAATTLCKYLIQHSRYLSSRPTSSTDFLVRAIRVQFSLISPYSKMSNSRPKAYVTRPDYAAIGIDLLKSECDISMWNETTPVPRQELLKNIVGKNALFCALTDKVDKEVLDVAGPDLKVISTISVGFEHIDVTECKKRGIRVGYTPDVLTDATAELTVALLLATSRRLFEANKEVYNGGWKSWAPSWMCGPGLKDKTLGLFGFGRIGNEIAKRLIPFKPNRLIYTNRSQKPDADNLGFQKVDFDVLLKEADFIVVCCALTPDTAGIFNKEAFSKMKSNAIFINTSRGAVVDQVALVEALQEKRILAAGLDVTTPEPLPLDDPLLKLDNVVILPHIGSADINTRIEMSRITACNIINALKGEKMLAEV from the exons ATGACGGCGGCAGCAACTACTCTCTGTAAATATTTAATCCAACACAGCAGATACCTTAGTAGTCGTCCCACATCATCGACAGATTTTCTTGTTCGTGCCATTCGTGTTCAGTTTTCTTTAATATCTCCTTACTCCAAAATGTCCAATTCGCGTCCAAAAGCTTACGTTACTCGTCCCGATTATGCAGCAATTGGAATAGACCTCCTTAAATCGGa ATGTGATATATCAATGTGGAATGAAACAACTCCAGTGCCACGACAAGaactacttaaaaatattgtcggCAAGAATGCTCTATTTTGTGCACTGACTGATAAAGTTGACAAGGAAGTTCTTGATGTTGCCGGACCCGATCTAAAGGTTATTTCAACTATTTCGGTTGGATTCGAACATATTGATGTGACGGAATGCAAGAAGCGCGGAATTCGTGTGGGCTACACACCAGACGTTCTAACCGATGCAACTGCTGAACTGACTGTCGCTTTGCTTTTAGCCACAAGTCGCCGACTTTTCGAGGCTAACAAGGAAGTCTATAATGGTGGTTGGAAATCGTGGGCACCCAGCTGGATGTGTGGCCCTGGTTTGAAAGATAAAACATTGGGATTGTTTGGTTTTGGTAGAATTGGAAATGAAATAGCCAAGCGTCTGATACCATTCAAACCTAATCGTTTAATCTACACAAACCGTTCACAAAAACCAGACGCTGATAATCTCGGCTTCCAAAAGGTGGATTTTGATGTGTTACTAAAGGAAGCTGATTTTATTGTAGTGTGTTGCGCTTTGACCCCAGACACAGCTGGAATCTTTAACAAGGAGGCATTTTCTAAGATGAAATCAAATGCAATTTTCATCAATACATCTCGTGGGGCGGTTGTTGATCAGGTGGCTTTGGTTGAGGCTTTGCAAGAGAAGAGAATTCTAGCTGCTGGATTAGATGTAACTACACCAGAACCATTGCCTTTGGATGATCCCCTCTTGAAGCTTGACAATGTTGTTATTTTACCACACATCGGGAGTGCAGACATAAATACACGAATTGAAATGTCTAGAATAACTGCCTGCAATATTATTAACGCTTTAAAAGGTGAAAAGATGCTAGCGGAAGTTTAA